In Synechococcus sp. PCC 6312, one genomic interval encodes:
- a CDS encoding DUF29 family protein, with translation MMSNSSEYKQNFYTWVSKQAHALASHGIECSNWKYPAQRLVSVEISQKNEIKSWLVTLLAHLLKWQSPSGHRSVGSLTALAYQRDDLQYVLKENESLRQYDFPYMIEKVLDSDFLCNSTLGFESIIGKGNNL, from the coding sequence ATGATGTCCAATTCATCAGAGTATAAACAAAACTTTTACACTTGGGTTAGCAAACAAGCCCATGCTTTAGCTAGTCATGGGATCGAGTGTTCGAACTGGAAATATCCGGCTCAAAGGCTAGTCTCGGTGGAGATTAGTCAAAAAAATGAAATTAAGAGTTGGTTAGTCACTTTATTAGCTCATTTGTTGAAATGGCAGTCTCCATCAGGTCATCGCTCAGTTGGCTCCCTCACTGCTCTTGCTTACCAGCGAGATGATCTTCAATATGTGTTAAAAGAGAATGAAAGTTTACGTCAGTATGATTTCCCTTATATGATTGAGAAGGTTTTAGATTCCGATTTCCTCTGTAATTCAACATTGGGTTTTGAATCGATAATAGGTAAAGGCAATAATCTATGA
- a CDS encoding NAD-dependent epimerase/dehydratase family protein codes for MKVLVTGGCGFLGSNLASFYLDQGAEVLIIDALFRLGSEKNKEWLNQKAAKNQLTIEEFDVANKTDVEHFFKTHGRFDRIAHLAGQVAMTTSMTDPYRDFLTNVVGTFNILQATRHFAPDATLIYSSTNKVYGELKNLAFIEGETRFIAPDYPHGLDENYPLDFSSPYGCSKGAADQYVRDWHRNFGLKTIVFRHSSIFGGRQFSTFDQGWVGWFIAQALEQEKRMKEGLSVDSFTIAGNGKQVRDVLHADDLVRLYHQAFEIGDRIQGEIFNIGGGMDNSLSLLELFHHLEEILGIKLLYKSLDWRHSDQKVFVADTGKARTLIQWSPQLSKIDGIVKQLVWVKNQHQV; via the coding sequence ATGAAAGTTCTGGTTACGGGTGGCTGCGGTTTTTTGGGTAGTAATCTTGCCTCGTTTTACTTAGATCAGGGTGCCGAAGTATTGATTATTGACGCTCTTTTTCGTCTCGGCTCTGAGAAAAATAAGGAATGGCTCAATCAAAAAGCAGCTAAGAATCAGTTAACTATTGAGGAATTTGATGTTGCTAATAAAACTGATGTTGAGCACTTTTTTAAGACTCATGGCAGATTTGATCGAATTGCTCATTTGGCTGGTCAAGTTGCGATGACAACTTCAATGACAGATCCTTACAGAGATTTTTTAACTAATGTTGTTGGCACATTTAATATCCTTCAGGCAACTCGACACTTTGCTCCAGATGCAACTCTCATTTACTCAAGTACCAATAAGGTTTACGGAGAGTTAAAAAATTTAGCTTTTATTGAGGGAGAAACTCGATTTATAGCTCCTGATTATCCCCATGGCTTAGATGAGAATTACCCCCTTGATTTCTCAAGTCCCTACGGTTGTTCTAAGGGAGCAGCAGATCAATATGTGCGAGATTGGCATCGAAATTTTGGTCTAAAAACAATTGTGTTTCGTCACTCTTCGATTTTTGGTGGCCGTCAGTTTTCTACATTTGATCAAGGGTGGGTGGGATGGTTTATTGCCCAAGCTCTCGAACAGGAAAAGCGGATGAAAGAGGGCTTATCCGTTGATTCATTTACTATCGCAGGAAATGGCAAGCAGGTGCGAGATGTTCTTCATGCAGATGATTTGGTTAGACTATATCATCAAGCATTTGAAATTGGAGATCGAATTCAAGGTGAAATATTTAATATCGGTGGTGGGATGGATAATAGCTTATCCTTGCTCGAGCTATTTCATCACTTGGAAGAGATATTGGGGATCAAGTTATTGTACAAATCATTAGACTGGCGGCACTCTGATCAAAAGGTTTTTGTCGCAGATACAGGTAAGGCAAGGACTCTAATCCAATGGTCACCTCAACTAAGTAAAATTGATGGTATAGTAAAACAACTTGTTTGGGTTAAAAACCAACATCAAGTATAA
- a CDS encoding glycosyltransferase family 4 protein — MFIISHPTGNTFSKSLLKKLESENLDFLFFTTLSVNEQSFLLSFLPSFVRSELLRRNFGITPHHIHTRPFREIIRLIAPKLGAQFLIKHETGFACIDAVYQDLDQSISEYLSQDTKVGSIQAVYCYEDGALQTFKTAKQKGITCFYDLPIAYWETSLKLLQEEAARYPQWEPTLIGTHNSPAKLERKTQELQLANYVICPSKFVRDSLPQDIVNPQKVIVSEFGSPQLDLLQRDFQCLDKDVPLRVLFVGSMTQRKGLADIFAAFRLLKRYDIELLVLGSPIVPMEFYKEEFPNFQYFSPRPHSEVLKLMRSCDVFLFPSIVEGRALVQQEAMSSGLPLITTYNAGADDLVENGVTGFLVPIRSPESIAEKLAWFADNRDKIPKMSYAAFNKAKVLTWEKYSKKIVSLVLSAM; from the coding sequence ATGTTTATTATTTCTCATCCTACCGGTAACACATTCTCTAAGTCTCTGCTAAAAAAACTGGAGTCCGAGAATCTTGATTTTTTATTTTTTACGACGCTGAGTGTAAATGAGCAATCATTCTTATTATCTTTTTTACCATCTTTCGTAAGGAGTGAATTATTAAGAAGAAACTTTGGTATTACACCTCATCACATTCATACTAGGCCGTTTCGAGAAATAATTAGGTTGATAGCTCCAAAACTTGGGGCACAGTTCTTAATCAAACATGAAACAGGTTTTGCCTGCATTGATGCCGTATACCAGGATCTAGATCAGAGTATTAGTGAATATCTATCCCAAGATACAAAAGTAGGCTCCATTCAAGCTGTTTATTGTTATGAAGATGGTGCGTTACAAACGTTTAAGACTGCGAAACAAAAAGGGATAACCTGTTTTTATGATCTACCCATTGCCTACTGGGAAACCAGCCTAAAATTGTTGCAAGAAGAAGCAGCTCGATATCCACAATGGGAGCCTACATTAATCGGGACTCATAATTCTCCGGCCAAGTTAGAACGTAAAACCCAAGAGCTACAATTAGCTAACTATGTAATTTGTCCCAGTAAATTTGTCAGAGATTCTCTGCCACAAGATATTGTTAACCCTCAAAAAGTTATTGTCTCTGAATTTGGTTCCCCTCAACTTGATCTATTGCAACGCGATTTTCAATGTTTAGACAAAGATGTGCCTTTAAGAGTTCTCTTTGTCGGCTCAATGACTCAACGCAAGGGGTTAGCCGATATATTTGCTGCGTTTAGGCTCCTCAAACGTTATGACATAGAATTATTAGTCTTAGGCTCTCCTATTGTTCCAATGGAATTTTACAAAGAAGAGTTTCCAAATTTTCAATATTTTTCTCCTCGTCCTCACTCTGAAGTCTTAAAACTTATGCGTAGTTGTGATGTTTTTCTGTTTCCCTCCATTGTCGAAGGTCGTGCCCTAGTTCAACAAGAAGCAATGAGCTCTGGTCTTCCGTTGATTACAACTTATAATGCTGGAGCCGATGATCTGGTTGAAAACGGCGTTACAGGTTTTTTAGTCCCAATCCGTTCACCGGAGAGTATTGCCGAAAAGTTGGCCTGGTTCGCTGACAATCGCGATAAAATACCTAAAATGAGCTATGCTGCGTTTAATAAAGCGAAAGTCTTAACGTGGGAAAAGTATTCTAAAAAGATAGTTAGCTTAGTCCTTTCTGCCATGTAG
- a CDS encoding DapH/DapD/GlmU-related protein, which translates to MSQSLLNFVFRIFDRFMRDYEKFKIKRMKSCFKSCGNNVEINNVTITPWPKVEIGSNVIINSYTNIFAGGGVIIGSGTLISSNCVIVSVTHPTDTTDRFNAECIRKPVTIGQNVWIGAGVIVLPGVHIGDNSVVGAGAIVTKDISSNTIVVGNPARTLRTMEF; encoded by the coding sequence ATGTCACAATCATTATTAAATTTTGTATTTAGAATATTCGACAGATTCATGCGAGATTATGAAAAGTTTAAAATTAAACGGATGAAAAGCTGTTTTAAGTCCTGTGGTAATAATGTTGAAATTAATAATGTAACAATTACTCCTTGGCCAAAAGTTGAAATTGGGAGTAACGTTATCATAAATTCATATACAAATATTTTTGCTGGTGGGGGAGTAATAATTGGTTCGGGGACACTTATTTCCAGTAATTGTGTTATTGTCAGCGTGACCCACCCGACTGACACCACTGATCGATTTAATGCAGAGTGTATTCGCAAGCCTGTTACTATTGGTCAAAATGTTTGGATTGGGGCTGGGGTGATTGTCTTACCAGGGGTGCATATTGGCGATAATTCTGTTGTTGGGGCTGGAGCCATTGTTACAAAAGATATTTCGTCAAATACAATTGTCGTTGGCAATCCGGCACGAACTTTAAGAACCATGGAGTTCTAA
- a CDS encoding glycosyltransferase family 4 protein, translating to MKILLVSYTFFPNIGGIEAISELLATNFVAFGHEVILVTHTLESGTNCSKKFDFQVIRRPNLKRMLNCLKWCDVFFQNNISLQYLYPNFFYQKPCVIAVRTWIQRSDGRVRLIDKIKLTCLRFSNVISISKSVADSIKVPSVIIGNPYNNKLFRVIGECNERTKDLVFLGRLVSDKGVDTLISALKLVHDYDIKAHLSIIGDGSERSILESQARDLNLQEYITFEGAKSGEALINLLNQFKIMVVPSKWAEPFGIVALEGIACGCVIVGSERGGLKDAIGPCGLTFPNGNVAALSNILISLLSDNKYLQSFKIYREEHLKQHSSSYVAQRYLDVLINSLIKN from the coding sequence ATGAAAATACTACTTGTTTCATATACTTTCTTTCCAAATATTGGAGGTATCGAAGCAATATCTGAACTATTAGCTACAAATTTTGTTGCTTTTGGACATGAAGTGATTCTAGTTACGCATACATTAGAGTCGGGAACAAATTGCTCTAAGAAGTTTGACTTCCAAGTAATTCGTAGGCCAAACTTAAAAAGAATGCTTAATTGTCTTAAGTGGTGTGATGTTTTTTTTCAAAATAATATATCTCTTCAGTACCTCTACCCCAACTTTTTTTATCAAAAACCTTGCGTGATAGCCGTACGTACTTGGATTCAGAGATCAGATGGTCGAGTTCGATTGATCGATAAAATTAAACTTACTTGTTTAAGATTCTCAAATGTTATTTCAATTTCAAAATCTGTTGCTGACAGTATAAAAGTTCCCTCTGTCATCATTGGTAACCCCTACAATAACAAGCTATTTAGAGTGATTGGAGAGTGTAATGAACGAACTAAGGATTTGGTTTTTCTGGGGCGCCTTGTTAGTGATAAAGGGGTTGATACACTAATTTCTGCCCTTAAGCTAGTTCATGATTATGATATAAAAGCTCATTTATCTATTATTGGAGACGGGAGCGAACGCTCTATTTTAGAATCACAGGCTAGAGATCTAAACTTACAAGAATATATAACCTTCGAAGGTGCTAAATCTGGTGAAGCTCTAATTAATTTACTTAATCAATTTAAGATAATGGTAGTACCATCAAAGTGGGCAGAGCCATTTGGAATCGTAGCCCTCGAAGGCATAGCCTGTGGCTGTGTTATCGTCGGTTCTGAAAGAGGCGGATTGAAGGATGCAATTGGTCCTTGTGGGTTAACTTTTCCTAATGGTAATGTTGCGGCTCTCTCCAATATCCTAATTAGCTTGCTATCTGATAATAAATACCTTCAAAGCTTTAAAATCTACAGGGAAGAACATCTCAAACAGCATTCATCAAGTTATGTTGCTCAACGATATCTTGACGTTCTGATTAACTCACTTATTAAAAACTAA
- a CDS encoding NAD(P)-dependent oxidoreductase, which yields MTTVLVTGATGFLGSHLVSAFLDQGHQVVILKRSFSNATRIKNILSECIIYDIDQCELHQPFQDLKQIDIVVHTATCYGRNAESAATILKSNIEFPLDLLETAIYFNTTTFFNTDTILDSHLNYYALSKKHFLDWARQLLKNKKIQFLNIKLQHIYGPGDDDSKFVTSIMKKCLQNLRSIDLTPGEQKRDFIYIDDVISAYLFLFNNLEKIYSDFLQVEVGTGNVISIRELVEMIHRITLSSSHLNFGVIPYRENEIMISQAKTQVLNSLGWYPKHSLDTALQLMHEAELVNSYTNEVRP from the coding sequence ATGACTACGGTTTTAGTTACTGGCGCAACAGGTTTTCTTGGCAGTCATTTAGTTAGTGCCTTTCTTGACCAGGGCCATCAGGTTGTCATCTTAAAGCGAAGTTTCTCAAACGCAACTCGTATTAAAAATATACTATCTGAGTGTATTATTTATGATATCGATCAATGTGAGTTGCACCAACCGTTTCAAGATCTGAAGCAGATTGATATAGTGGTTCACACGGCTACCTGCTATGGAAGGAATGCTGAGTCAGCAGCAACAATCCTAAAGTCTAATATAGAATTTCCTCTTGACTTACTTGAAACCGCAATTTATTTTAATACCACTACCTTTTTTAATACTGATACTATTCTTGACTCGCATTTAAATTACTATGCATTGAGCAAGAAACATTTTCTTGACTGGGCAAGGCAATTATTAAAAAACAAAAAGATACAATTTCTTAATATTAAACTACAACATATTTATGGTCCTGGTGATGATGACTCAAAATTTGTAACCAGTATCATGAAAAAGTGTCTCCAAAACCTTAGGTCTATTGACCTTACTCCTGGAGAGCAAAAAAGAGACTTTATTTATATCGATGATGTCATTTCCGCTTACTTGTTTCTGTTTAATAACTTAGAAAAAATTTATAGTGATTTTCTTCAAGTTGAAGTAGGGACAGGTAATGTAATTTCGATTCGTGAATTAGTTGAAATGATTCATCGAATTACACTCTCCAGCTCACATCTTAATTTTGGTGTAATACCCTATCGAGAGAATGAAATAATGATTTCGCAGGCCAAAACTCAAGTACTAAACTCTCTTGGATGGTATCCTAAGCACTCCTTAGATACTGCCCTGCAGTTAATGCATGAAGCGGAATTAGTAAATAGCTATACGAACGAGGTAAGACCATGA
- a CDS encoding 6-hydroxymethylpterin diphosphokinase MptE-like protein, whose amino-acid sequence MVNNPFSYQRKSINPYRIFLRSCLEVSRRMFWDIYPLSWVSRTRLLNLKDKYANEKAVIICNGPSLLKSNLSNLDGIYTFGLNKINLLFDKSSFRPSSIVCVDPIAFSQNLDFFNTTEISLFLHHKFHKDMLQSKNVIYLYSSYLNAFSFAQDCSWNIGTSGTVTYVALQLALHMGFRDVAIIGCDHSYKTQKTFGSIEITTEKDINHFDPSYTKTGDKWQVSNIAGMELGYSIAKAAYEFNNGRIINCTEGGYLETFPRMSLEDWLAD is encoded by the coding sequence ATGGTTAATAATCCTTTTTCATATCAACGTAAAAGTATTAATCCGTATCGTATCTTTCTAAGAAGTTGCTTAGAAGTAAGTAGAAGGATGTTCTGGGATATTTATCCTCTTTCCTGGGTATCTAGAACTCGATTATTAAATCTTAAAGATAAGTATGCGAATGAAAAAGCTGTAATTATTTGTAATGGGCCTTCACTTTTAAAGAGTAATTTGTCAAACCTGGATGGTATATATACTTTTGGATTAAACAAGATTAACCTTTTATTTGATAAATCATCTTTTCGTCCATCATCTATTGTCTGTGTTGATCCGATAGCTTTTAGTCAAAATCTAGACTTTTTTAATACGACTGAAATATCTTTATTTCTTCATCACAAATTTCACAAGGACATGCTGCAATCCAAGAATGTTATTTATTTGTACTCATCATATTTAAACGCATTTTCATTTGCACAAGACTGTTCATGGAACATTGGTACATCCGGAACAGTTACTTATGTTGCGTTACAGTTAGCTTTGCATATGGGTTTTAGGGATGTTGCAATCATTGGCTGTGATCATAGCTATAAAACTCAAAAAACCTTTGGCTCGATAGAAATAACTACAGAAAAAGACATTAATCATTTTGACCCAAGCTATACTAAAACTGGTGACAAGTGGCAAGTTTCAAATATTGCTGGAATGGAGCTAGGTTACTCAATAGCGAAGGCTGCATATGAATTTAATAATGGTCGAATTATAAACTGTACAGAGGGTGGATACCTTGAAACTTTTCCAAGAATGTCTTTAGAAGATTGGTTAGCAGATTGA
- a CDS encoding aldolase codes for MAAISVDYVELGFRGFPQDDFLGGCAYTTDTFIHSLAIPENLKIGVMVNASELLKYPDGIIPALNLLFKPASDSPVSLVRIPCHYYEFEQTLLGCEWLKDQGYQVGINLMQVADRSLAEVQQLAQIASRYHLDVLYFADSMGSMNPKQTSEIIQALREGWSGELGIHTHDNMGRALSNCVQAVNDGVTWIDATVTGMGRGAGNAKTEYLVIELAEIRPDVPCNIIPLMGLVADYFSPLQHEYGWGTNTYYYLAGKYGIHPTYIQEMLADNRYLDEDILGVIDHLKSSGGKKFSLNALNSARHFYTGEPIGTWSPKSLITGRDVLILGTGPGVEAHQHALENYISSQHPIVIALNTQTHIASDLIDLRAACHPVRLLADCQEHLNLPQPLVIPYSMLSKDIRNELEGKKLLDFGLVVQSETFKFEDNYCILPTSMVIAYSLAIATSGRAKRILLAGFDGYGSDDLRNHEMDYLLNLYNSTLGALPLVAITPTKYRIKRASVYEVG; via the coding sequence ATGGCTGCCATTTCTGTAGATTACGTTGAGCTGGGCTTCCGTGGATTTCCTCAGGATGATTTTTTGGGTGGGTGTGCATATACTACCGATACATTTATCCATAGCTTGGCAATACCAGAGAACTTAAAGATTGGGGTAATGGTCAATGCGAGTGAGTTGCTTAAGTATCCAGATGGAATAATACCTGCCCTTAATTTGTTGTTTAAGCCAGCTAGTGACTCTCCAGTTTCATTAGTCCGTATTCCTTGTCACTACTATGAATTTGAACAAACTTTATTGGGATGTGAATGGTTGAAAGATCAAGGCTATCAGGTAGGCATTAACTTAATGCAAGTTGCAGATCGTTCATTAGCTGAAGTTCAACAGTTGGCCCAAATTGCTAGCCGTTATCATTTAGATGTGCTCTACTTTGCCGATAGCATGGGTAGCATGAATCCTAAACAAACATCGGAGATTATCCAAGCTCTGCGCGAAGGCTGGTCAGGAGAGCTAGGGATTCATACCCACGATAATATGGGGCGAGCACTATCTAACTGTGTGCAAGCAGTTAATGACGGTGTCACCTGGATTGATGCAACTGTAACAGGTATGGGACGTGGAGCCGGCAATGCTAAAACTGAATATCTTGTTATTGAACTAGCTGAAATTCGCCCTGACGTGCCATGCAACATCATACCTTTGATGGGACTGGTTGCAGATTACTTCAGCCCACTGCAACATGAGTATGGTTGGGGAACAAACACATACTACTACTTGGCTGGGAAGTATGGTATTCACCCGACTTATATTCAAGAAATGCTAGCAGATAATCGCTATCTGGATGAGGATATTCTGGGTGTAATTGATCATCTAAAATCATCAGGTGGGAAGAAGTTTAGTCTTAATGCTCTTAATTCAGCACGACATTTCTATACCGGAGAACCTATCGGAACTTGGTCTCCAAAATCATTGATTACTGGTAGAGATGTTCTAATTCTAGGAACCGGTCCCGGAGTAGAAGCTCATCAGCATGCTTTAGAGAACTATATCAGTTCTCAGCATCCCATTGTGATTGCTCTAAATACGCAGACTCATATTGCCTCAGATTTAATTGATTTAAGGGCAGCATGTCATCCGGTTCGCTTATTAGCTGATTGTCAAGAACACTTAAATTTACCTCAGCCTCTAGTGATTCCATATTCAATGTTATCTAAAGATATTAGGAACGAACTAGAAGGCAAAAAGCTTTTAGACTTTGGCTTGGTAGTACAATCTGAAACCTTTAAGTTTGAAGACAACTATTGTATATTACCTACTTCGATGGTTATTGCCTACTCCTTGGCAATTGCTACTAGTGGAAGGGCTAAAAGAATCTTATTGGCGGGCTTTGATGGTTATGGGTCGGATGATTTGCGAAATCATGAAATGGATTACCTGTTGAATCTTTACAACTCAACTTTAGGAGCATTACCTCTCGTTGCTATTACCCCGACTAAATATAGAATTAAGAGAGCTAGTGTTTACGAAGTAGGTTAA
- a CDS encoding glycosyltransferase family 2 protein produces the protein MLLEILIPTFNREEFLIKNLDLLNSQISKLPNPTQVAIIISDNCSSDNTVKAVQEYIANSSLKIHLLQQDYNRGLEVNAVNALSAATAPWVMFLGDDDYLPDEYLKFIIEQISTRRDLGCIVPGSSRLYSDGTIRIIHGDEGKLTYLKPGFKSVLKISYFGHQLSGLTFLKDETMIEKYTASKYRNIQLFIYFIAFNIDNKSSIYAEKYKVLVSHFNHRHWNFDESGLLIDNYLNYLLLYENNIIKRIISCVVFTDKQKWRLRIGSIKKSLRSLNNILHSNKLPISLKATLVVYYIYASSYSLLQRALR, from the coding sequence ATGCTCCTAGAAATTCTTATCCCAACATTTAATCGAGAAGAGTTTTTAATTAAAAATCTTGATTTATTAAACTCTCAAATTTCCAAGCTGCCCAACCCTACTCAAGTTGCAATTATTATTTCTGACAATTGCTCAAGTGATAATACAGTCAAAGCAGTCCAAGAATATATTGCGAATTCATCACTGAAAATTCATTTGCTACAGCAGGATTACAATAGGGGCTTAGAAGTAAATGCTGTTAATGCTTTATCTGCTGCAACTGCTCCATGGGTGATGTTTTTGGGAGATGATGATTATCTGCCTGACGAATATTTGAAATTTATTATTGAGCAAATTTCAACAAGGCGTGACTTAGGCTGTATTGTTCCTGGGTCTTCTCGTCTATACTCCGATGGAACAATAAGAATTATTCATGGAGATGAAGGCAAGCTAACTTACCTAAAACCAGGGTTTAAGTCCGTTCTAAAAATCTCCTATTTTGGCCATCAACTCAGTGGTCTCACATTCTTAAAAGATGAGACAATGATTGAAAAATACACAGCTAGTAAATATAGAAATATTCAATTGTTTATTTACTTTATAGCGTTCAATATAGATAATAAAAGCTCCATCTATGCCGAAAAATATAAGGTACTTGTTTCTCACTTTAATCACAGGCATTGGAACTTCGATGAATCAGGGCTACTAATTGATAATTACTTAAATTATTTATTACTGTATGAAAATAATATAATCAAGAGAATTATTTCTTGTGTCGTATTTACGGATAAACAAAAATGGAGACTTAGAATTGGAAGTATTAAAAAGTCACTTAGAAGTTTAAATAATATTTTGCATAGTAATAAACTCCCCATAAGCTTAAAGGCAACGCTAGTGGTCTATTACATATACGCATCTTCCTATAGCTTGCTTCAAAGAGCTTTAAGATAA
- a CDS encoding HAD family hydrolase: MFDLGRYKTFIFDCDGVILNSNKLKTEGFYHAALPYGQKAAQALKTYHINHGGVSRYRKFNYFFQSILKTPIDQEQLSLLLTAYATHVREGLCSCEMAPGLSEFRKALPNAKWLVVSGGDQTELREVFERRGIHRFFDGGIFGSPDDKKTILERELRAEKIFFPSVFFGDSKYDYEVTANTKIDFIFLSEWSELEDWKSFVDFHKIQSAKCISSLLPLL, translated from the coding sequence ATGTTTGACTTAGGTAGATATAAGACCTTTATTTTTGATTGTGACGGTGTAATACTGAATTCAAACAAATTAAAAACTGAAGGTTTTTATCATGCGGCTTTACCCTATGGACAAAAAGCTGCTCAAGCTCTAAAAACATACCACATCAATCATGGAGGAGTTTCACGTTATCGTAAATTCAACTATTTTTTTCAGTCGATTCTTAAAACTCCTATTGATCAAGAACAACTGAGTCTGCTTTTGACAGCATATGCTACACATGTTCGGGAAGGGTTATGTTCCTGTGAAATGGCCCCAGGTCTAAGTGAGTTTCGAAAAGCATTACCTAATGCTAAATGGCTAGTTGTATCAGGTGGTGATCAAACTGAGCTGCGGGAAGTATTCGAGCGTAGAGGAATTCATCGGTTTTTTGATGGTGGTATATTTGGGAGTCCAGATGACAAAAAAACAATCCTTGAACGAGAGTTAAGGGCAGAAAAAATCTTTTTCCCAAGCGTATTCTTTGGAGATAGTAAGTATGATTACGAAGTAACTGCTAATACTAAAATCGATTTTATTTTCTTATCGGAGTGGAGTGAACTAGAGGATTGGAAAAGTTTTGTTGATTTTCATAAAATTCAATCCGCTAAATGTATTTCAAGTCTCTTGCCGTTACTCTAG
- a CDS encoding cytidylyltransferase domain-containing protein: protein MTVTCFLPCRQGSERIKNKNIKPFAGFNHGLIEIKINQLANVNLIEKIILSTNDNNIIEFAKTLSLEKLVIDKRDDSLCTSQTKTDDLIRYVSKIITQGHILWTHVTSPFLTSNSYTQIIDLYFKCLHEGYDSLMTTTELRSFIWNQNGPVNYDRFFEKWPRTQTINPLYEVNSGAFLCDAHIYKNYNDRIGENPFLYTLDKIKGFDIDWDEDFVIAESLLNKKVAYV, encoded by the coding sequence ATGACTGTGACATGCTTTTTACCCTGTCGGCAAGGGAGCGAACGAATAAAAAATAAAAATATAAAGCCATTTGCTGGTTTCAATCACGGACTCATCGAAATTAAAATTAATCAACTTGCAAATGTAAATTTAATTGAGAAAATAATATTATCAACTAATGATAATAATATTATTGAGTTTGCTAAGACTCTTAGCCTTGAAAAGCTTGTGATCGATAAGCGTGATGATTCCTTATGCACTAGCCAAACTAAAACAGATGACTTAATTCGCTATGTTTCTAAAATTATCACTCAAGGACATATTCTCTGGACACATGTGACATCTCCATTTTTGACTTCTAATTCTTATACACAAATAATTGATCTCTACTTCAAATGCCTTCATGAAGGCTATGATTCACTGATGACGACTACTGAACTGCGATCTTTTATATGGAATCAAAATGGCCCAGTCAACTATGATAGGTTTTTTGAAAAATGGCCTAGAACACAAACAATTAACCCACTGTATGAGGTTAACAGTGGTGCCTTCTTATGTGATGCACATATTTATAAAAACTATAATGATAGGATCGGGGAAAATCCTTTTCTTTATACTTTAGATAAAATTAAGGGATTTGATATTGACTGGGACGAAGATTTTGTTATTGCTGAATCTCTTCTGAACAAAAAGGTGGCGTATGTTTGA